From the genome of Capsicum annuum cultivar UCD-10X-F1 chromosome 4, UCD10Xv1.1, whole genome shotgun sequence:
TGTGTTAACGGCATCTGATGTAGTCGTTGAAGGGTTTTGTTCCAGTCGATGTGGGACACATGGATCTTCTTTAAGTTCCAAAAATGCCCCTCCAAAGGGCAAGATTTACAAATTTTCCTATATTTGGGTTGGTAATTCAGAGAGCCAGTGCCCTGGTCAATGTGCGTGGCCATTTCACCAACCTATTTACGGACCACAGGGTCCGGCCTTGGTCGCACCCAACAACGATGTGGGCTCGGATGGTATTGTGATGAACTTGGCTAGCTTATTGGCTGGGACCATAACGAATCCTTTTGGAAATGGCTACTACCAAGGACCAGCTGACGCGCCATTAGAGGCAGCATCGGCTTGTCCTGGAGTCTATGGGAGTGGGGCCTACCCTGGCTATGCTGGTAATTTGTTGGTGGACCCTACTACTGGTGCTAGCTACAATGCGCACGGTGCTAATGGAAGGAAGTTTTTGCTACCAGCACTATTTGACCCTTCCACATCTTCCTGTTCTACTTTGGTTTAAGAAAAAAGTGTTCTAGTGAGTTAATTATAAGAGAGTTCTACTTAGAAAATCTAGATATTAGAATATTCTTTGATCATTCTTTTGTATCGATTGATAAATAAGATTATTCCTGAATTtttattacatgttttaatgttgatcactagatgaaaaatttattatcCTTGTCAAAAAGAAATTCCTTTAAAGAAAGACTATAGTTGAATGGATGGAATTGTTTATATCCAATTTATTTTCTGATGACAAGAG
Proteins encoded in this window:
- the LOC107867465 gene encoding protein PHOSPHATE-INDUCED 1, encoding MASFINTTISFLVQLSIVLSLIHFTLGTRILEEQTEVLKFHYHNGPLLTGKISMNLIWYGKFMPTQRAIISDFVTSLSSSSTSRKTSPNQPSVATWWKSTEKYFSLLKSKKASPLVLSLGNQLLDESYSLGKSLKEKHIKQLAAKGDQKNAINIVLTASDVVVEGFCSSRCGTHGSSLSSKNAPPKGKIYKFSYIWVGNSESQCPGQCAWPFHQPIYGPQGPALVAPNNDVGSDGIVMNLASLLAGTITNPFGNGYYQGPADAPLEAASACPGVYGSGAYPGYAGNLLVDPTTGASYNAHGANGRKFLLPALFDPSTSSCSTLV